A DNA window from Ipomoea triloba cultivar NCNSP0323 chromosome 10, ASM357664v1 contains the following coding sequences:
- the LOC116032224 gene encoding uncharacterized protein LOC116032224 gives MAPTNHQGNKPSSGQPLYPPPFPSHHSTRKRLLDGSPSNSTSFESSSLDQLPKRITRDLPNLSDCHGCRTRVNHTNPKDRLQTLDSYWRIVLLCKKCIKFVSSAQICSYCFKETLNLDCFTCGRCKRCIHKDCVLRYDHSSPWSYSCKERGPELEFSVCIDCWVPKSLKNSKVCRSIDKSLSKPLSTGTDPKVSLNDNDANSLQKFTTDANAEAKKKNLVSTKEKEKALREVVAAKSVMDMTKNAMGLAANNESNGDINGGLIVSNSISSSSSSSSSTNGASATKNDNDAKLVFQLHRAINSSPRISKDLHLTNTDNFPVPKAMDWKSLISKPVELGKTTQYGEGEKIVVYRRTRLREKISASMSEASVCARDNEIGSSIDLCQTDAKLIAISGASVYAKDKDTCYFDLGRIEHKVKTYKRTRFKRKELHVNDRDDFFVSVVEKCNFGGGSRVVSESQSCQHDDLTQEAHQCELRIPFPVKCDGDVTLQTERCNAKEGRYLLKYSRRCVVSKPGLDHETSMHGDASTRELHLYEVIIPCLVNCDGKVTLQNKSCHEKDDRYSLKYSKRRRIGPIPEFQTKAAVCQATIPCQVKSEGKVNLQNENCNTKEGRYLIKYSKRRTGSKLELDHESNIHNDALHLPEPDPELPRNHFVESRTSSSASMISSVASVQACACINVSSTKDL, from the coding sequence ATGGCGCCAACGAATCACCAAGGAAACAAGCCCTCCTCCGGCCAGCCACTGTATCCTCCGCCCTTTCCTTCACATCATTCCACCAGAAAACGCCTCCTCGACGGCTCTCCCTCGAATTCGACGTCGTTTGAATCATCCTCGTTGGATCAATTACCCAAGCGGATAACTCGAGACCTACCCAATTTATCCGACTGCCATGGCTGCCGGACTCGGGTCAACCACACAAACCCGAAGGATCGACTCCAAACCCTAGACAGTTATTGGCGAATCGTCCTCCTCTGTAAGAAGTGTATCAAATTTGTCAGTTCCGCACAAATATGCTCCTACTGCTTTAAGGAAACCCTGAACTTGGATTGCTTCACATGCGGCCGCTGCAAAAGGTGTATCCATAAGGACTGCGTTCTGAGGTATGATCATTCTAGCCCCTGGTCTTATAGCTGTAAGGAGAGAGGACCGGAATTGGAATTCTCAGTTTGTATAGATTGTTGGGTTCCTAAGTCGCTTAAGAATTCAAAAGTTTGTAGGAGTATTGATAAATCACTGTCAAAACCGCTTTCTACTGGGACTGACCCTAAGGTTTCTTTGAATGATAATGATGCCAATTCATTGCAAAAGTTCACAACTGATGCGAATGCTGAGGccaagaagaagaatttggttTCCACTAAAGAAAAAGAGAAGGCTTTAAGAGAAGTGGTGGCAGCAAAAAGTGTGATGGACATGACAAAGAATGCAATGGGACTAGCTGCTAACAATGAATCGAATGGTGACATAAATGGTGGGTTGATTGTTAGTAATAGTATAAGTAGCAGCagtagtagcagtagtagtACTAATGGTGCTAGTGCTACCAAGAATGACAATGATGCAAAATTGGTTTTTCAATTGCATCGTGCTATAAATAGTTCTCCTCGGATTTCAAAAGATTTGCACTTGACAAACACAGATAATTTCCCTGTTCCAAAAGCTATGGATTGGAAGAGTTTAATTAGTAAACCAGTGGAGTTAGGCAAGACTACTCAGTATGGTGAAGGTGAGAAGATTGTGGTGTATAGAAGAACTAGACTAAGAGAAAAAATTAGTGCGAGCATGTCAGAAGCTTCAGTTTGTGCTAGGGACAATGAGATTGGCTCTTCTATTGATTTGTGCCAGACAGATGCCAAGTTAATAGCCATTTCAGGGGCTTCAGTTTATGCCAAGGACAAAGACACTTGTTATTTTGATTTGGGCAGGATTGAACATAAAGTAAAAACGTATAAGAGGACTAGATTCAAGAGGAAAGAGCTCCATGTAAATGACAGGGATGATTTCTTTGTTAGTGTTgttgaaaagtgcaattttggTGGTGGCAGTAGAGTGGTTTCTGAGTCTCAGTCTTGTCAGCATGATGATTTGACTCAGGAGGCACATCAGTGTGAACTGAGGATTCCATTCCCAGTCAAATGTGATGGTGATGTTACCTTGCAGACTGAGAGATGCAATGCAAAGGAGGGCCGTTACTTGTTAAAATACTCCAGAAGGTGTGTAGTTTCCAAACCAGGGTTAGATCATGAAACTAGTATGCATGGTGATGCTTCGACTCGTGAGTTGCATTTGTATGAAGTGATCATTCCCTGCCTGGTGAACTGTGATGGCAAGGTCACCTTGCAGAACAAGAGCTGCCATGAGAAGGATGATCGCTACTCATTGAAATACTCCAAGAGGCGGCGCATAGGTCCCATACCAGAGTTCCAGACCAAAGCTGCAGTGTGCCAAGCAACTATTCCTTGCCAGGTGAAGTCCGAAGGCAAGGTTAACTTGCAGAATGAGAACTGCAATACGAAGGAGGGCCGCTACTTAATAAAGTACTCCAAGAGGCGCACTGGTTCCAAACTGGAGTTAGATCATGAAAGCAATATTCATAATGATGCTCTGCACCTTCCAGAACCTGATCCTGAATTACCTAGGAATCATTTTGTAGAATCTAGGACATCATCTAGTGCTTCAATGATATCCTCTGTTGCCAGTGTACAGGCTTGTGCTTGTATAAATGTTTCCTCCACAAAGGATCTCTAA
- the LOC116033409 gene encoding vacuolar iron transporter homolog 4-like, which translates to MDAQIQIPIPKDAAIQNQCQEPQEKEVDYAQRAQWLRAAVLGANDGLVSIASLMMGIGAVKKDVRAMFLAGFAGLVAGACSMAIGEFVSVYSQLDIEVAQMKRDQRVQQNGEESDDSEKEEKENLPNPFQAALASALAFSFGAIVPLMAAAFIANHKLRLVVVICAVSLALVVFGVIGAVLGKTPVVKSCARVLIGGWMAMAVTFGLTKLVNSAGLEM; encoded by the coding sequence ATGGATGCCCAAATTCAGATTCCAATTCCTAAGGATGCTGCCATCCAGAACCAGTGCCAAGAACCTCAAGAAAAGGAGGTTGATTATGCGCAAAGGGCGCAGTGGCTCAGAGCTGCAGTGCTGGGAGCCAACGATGGATTGGTTTCTATCGCGTCATTGATGATGGGCATTGGGGCTGTTAAAAAAGACGTACGAGCAATGTTTCTTGCAGGTTTTGCAGGACTAGTTGCCGGGGCATGTAGCATGGCAATCGGGGAGTTCGTCTCTGTGTACTCTCAGCTAGACATCGAAGTGGCTCAAATGAAAAGAGACCAAAGAGTGCAACAAAACGGAGAGGAAAGCGACGATTCGGAGAAGGAAGAGAAGGAAAATCTGCCAAATCCATTTCAAGCAGCTTTGGCATCAGCCCTTGCATTCTCATTTGGAGCCATAGTGCCTTTGATGGCTGCTGCATTCATAGCAAACCATAAGTTGAGGTTGGTTGTGGTGATTTGTGCAGTAAGCCTGGCGTTGGTCGTTTTCGGCGTGATTGGAGCAGTGTTGGGGAAGACTCCTGTGGTGAAATCTTGTGCCAGGGTGCTCATAGGAGGCTGGATGGCTATGGCTGTCACATTTGGACTCACCAAGCTTGTTAACTCTGCTGGATTAGAAATGTGA
- the LOC116032847 gene encoding vacuolar iron transporter homolog 4-like has product MEMAKKQNNLNDEIKQLELAEVHDVERQEQNGHLEVEVAVVDYSKRAQWLRAAVLGANDGLLSVASLMMGVGAFRSDVKIMILTGIAGLVAGACSMALGEYVSVYAQYDIEAAQMKRERGGDGRKSEEEEDRLPSPMKAAVASAVAFAVGAAVPLVAAAFITNYKVRLAAVVAASSLALIVFGALGAYLGKAPLVKSSLRVLIGGLVAMGITFGLSKLVGSAGL; this is encoded by the coding sequence ATGGAAATGGCCAAGAAACAAAACAACCTTAATGATGAGATTAAGCAATTAGAGTTAGCAGAAGTCCATGATGTCGAAAGACAAGAACAAAATGGGCATCTTGAGGTTGAGGTGGCCGTCGTGGATTACTCCAAGAGGGCACAGTGGCTGAGAGCCGCCGTGCTGGGGGCGAACGACGGGCTGCTCTCCGTCGCGTCGCTCATGATGGGCGTCGGCGCGTTCAGATCCGACGTCAAGATCATGATCCTCACCGGCATCGCCGGGCTGGTGGCCGGCGCGTGCAGCATGGCGCTGGGCGAGTACGTGTCCGTGTACGCGCAGTACGACATAGAGGCGGCGCAGATGAAGCGGGAACGCGGCGGTGACGGCCGGAAAAGCGAGGAGGAGGAGGATAGGCTGCCTAGTCCGATGAAGGCGGCGGTGGCGTCGGCGGTGGCTTTTGCGGTGGGAGCGGCGGTGCCGCTGGTGGCGGCGGCGTTTATAACGAACTATAAAGTGCGGCTGGCGGCGGTGGTGGCGGCGTCTAGTTTGGCTTTGATAGTTTTTGGTGCTTTGGGGGCTTATCTTGGGAAGGCACCTCTTGTTAAATCCTCTTTGAGGGTTTTGATTGGAGGGTTAGTGGCCATGGGAATCACTTTTGGACTGTCTAAACTAGTTGGTTCTGCGgggttataa
- the LOC116032957 gene encoding vacuolar iron transporter homolog 4-like: MGAIETQIPEEESFDYSQRAQWLRAAVLGANDGLVSTASLMMGVGAVKKEATAMILTGFAGLFAGSCSMAIGEFVSVYSQRDIQLSQMKRGGNDDEKERLPNPLQAAMASALAFALGAVVPLLAAAFIADHKVRVAVVASAVSLALLVFGGVGAVLGKTPKLKSCVRVVIGGWMAMAITFGLTKLMGSSGMEM, translated from the exons ATGGGTGCCATTGAAACCCAAATCCCAGAAGAGGAGTCATTTGACTACTCCCAGAGGGCACAGTGGCTGAGGGCCGCCGTGCTGGGAGCCAACGACGGGCTGGTTTCCACGGCGTCGCTAATGATGGGCGTCGGAGCCGTCAAAAAAGAAGCCACCGCCATGATCCTCACCGGATTTGCAGGCCTGTTTGCAG GCTCTTGCAGCATGGCGATAGGGGAGTTTGTCTCCGTCTACTCTCAACGAGACATACAACTATCCCAAATGAAGAGAGGAGGGAACGACGACGAGAAAGAGAGACTGCCCAATCCATTGCAGGCGGCCATGGCGTCCGCCCTAGCATTTGCTTTAGGTGCGGTTGTGCCGTTGCTTGCTGCCGCCTTCATAGCGGACCACAAGGTGAGAGTTGCGGTGGTGGCTTCTGCGGTGAGCTTAGCGCTTTTGGTGTTTGGAGGGGTGGGTGCGGTTTTGGGGAAGACTCCAAAGTTGAAGTCTTGTGTGAGGGTGGTTATTGGAGGGTGGATGGCCATGGCTATCACCTTTGGGCTCACCAAACTCATGGGCTCTAGTGGAATGGAGATGTGA